A region of the Gemmatimonadaceae bacterium genome:
GCGGAAGAAGCCGACGGTCGCCTTCAAGGAACAGATCATCAACGAGGTGTCGCCAAGCCGCACCTACCTGCGCGCCGTGCACATCGACCGCGCCACCAGCCTGATGCGCGACGTCACCATCTACGATCTCTCCCCGCCGCAGAAACGCCGCATCATTCACGCCGACAGCGGACTGCTGGAGATGTCGCCGGATCAGGTGGACCTCCTGCTGACGCTCTACAGCGGGTCGATGACCGAGGTGTCCCTGCAGGAGTCGGCGCGGCTCCAGCGCAACTTCTTCACGACCGACTTCATCAAGGTCCGCGGCGTCGGCAACCAGTTCGAGAACGAATCGCCCGACAGCGCCTACAAGAGCGACCGCGAGATGACCATCTGCGAGCTGCAGTCGCGGGTGACGCAGGCGGCACGGACGCGCGACAGCGTCTGGAAGATCCTCTACCGCTACAACAAGAAGGAGGCGCTGGCGATCCAGCCGGACGTGGTCCGTCCCGGACTTGGCACCGCCTACTGCCGGATGCTCAGCGTGCTCGGCATCAAGACGGCCGCCGCCGCGACGCCCGCCCAGGACACGGCCAGGAAACCGGCTGCCGTGACCGCAGTCCCGCAGGATACCGCGAAGAACGCAGGCGCACCGGCGGCGGCAGCAGCGGCGGCGGCAGCGGCGGCGGCAGCACCGGCGCCGGCCCTGCCTGCCCCGGGCACGGCTGCGCAGGTGCCGCAGCCTCACGCGGCCGGCGTCCCCCCGATGTACGGCACGGTGGTGGGGCCTCCTGCCGACAGCCTGCCACCGTCTGCCGCGACCGCCATCACCGAAGGGTTGAAGATCGAGTTCGGCAACTCCGCAAACATCGTGGACGGCCATTCGGTGGAGATCGAGAAGAAGTTCGCGATCGCCGTGGCCTGCTTCATCTTCGTGCTGCTGGGCGCGCCCATCGCGCTGCGATTCCCGCGCGGCGGCGTGGGGATGACGATCGGCGTCTCGCTGGCCGTGTTCGGCCTGTACTACGTCGGGCTCATCGTCGGCGAAACGAT
Encoded here:
- a CDS encoding LptF/LptG family permease, whose product is MKITSKYILREHVGPLVFALSALTSLLLLNYVAKKFGDLVGKGLPVKAIVQFFALSVPFTVAMTLPMAILVATLHAFSRLASENEITAYKASGVSMHRLVAPVLVAALGFTAFMVWFNDQVLPRTNHQLATLTSDISRKKPTVAFKEQIINEVSPSRTYLRAVHIDRATSLMRDVTIYDLSPPQKRRIIHADSGLLEMSPDQVDLLLTLYSGSMTEVSLQESARLQRNFFTTDFIKVRGVGNQFENESPDSAYKSDREMTICELQSRVTQAARTRDSVWKILYRYNKKEALAIQPDVVRPGLGTAYCRMLSVLGIKTAAAATPAQDTARKPAAVTAVPQDTAKNAGAPAAAAAAAAAAAAAPAPALPAPGTAAQVPQPHAAGVPPMYGTVVGPPADSLPPSAATAITEGLKIEFGNSANIVDGHSVEIEKKFAIAVACFIFVLLGAPIALRFPRGGVGMTIGVSLAVFGLYYVGLIVGETMADRDYMTPFWGMWAANMILGTIGLVLTVRLGHEGTTNRGSETTELLDRVRRRVVRAFRRRR